One genomic segment of Drosophila melanogaster chromosome 3L includes these proteins:
- the CG5194 gene encoding uncharacterized protein, isoform A, translated as MSSLVDTSHSDIDDNDSFHSFDQSEDIMDNLSLSLSESDCDSAADFDSGSADEISMEKKMVGAPAQLGQGAGNTLKPTPSDVFVKPKSPVLEVHSSDSSTCDGVSAGKPTQVAGCFKSPKKFTVSPISEQKQRPVPLCPRDVPGLSSSQIPCIKHFDLDHSVTVRKEHLISNPETEALQKHAFTEIWIDSQQKPCQAKVSRLQQFSMALEAYFDQDSDKKDPEPAKTITPAPKSDKPVEKVVYVSPFPDIPIPPSARKETRMLSGVKPPNIVPAGFDLTRLIEYNNPNHWHRRPHMRTGDSI; from the exons ATGAGCTCTCTTGTTGATACCAGTCACTCGGATATCGATGACAATGACTCCTTCCACTCGTTCGACCAAAGCGAAGATATCATGGACAACCTTAGCCTCTCGCTCTCGGAGAGCGACTGCGACAGCGCCGCGGACTTTGATTCCGGCTCGGCGGATGAGATTTccatggaaaaaaaaatg GTTGGTGCACCCGCCCAGCTGGGCCAGGGCGCAGGAAATACTTTGAAGCCCACGCCTTCCGACGTCTTCGTAAAGCCAAAGTCGCCCGTTTTGGAGGTCCATTCCAGCGACTCATCCACCTGCGATGGCGTCTCCGCTGGCAAGCCCACACAGGTTGCGGGCTGTTTCAAGTCTCCCAAGAAGTTTACCGTTTCGCCGATCAGTGAGCAGAAGCAGAGACCAGTGCCCTTGTGTCCCAGAGATGTTCCGGGACTTTCCTCGAGCCAGATACCATGCATAAAACACTTTGACCTTGACCACTCAGTAACAGTCCGAAAAGAGCACCTGATCTCCAATCCCGAAACGGAGGCCTTACAAAAACACGCCTTCACCGAAATTTGGATCGATTCGCAGCAGAAACCTTGCCAGGCCAAGGTTTCTCGCTTGCAGCAGTTTTCTATGGCCCTGGAGGCCTATTTTGACCAGGATTCTGACAAGAAGGATCCGGAGCCAGCAAAA ACCATCACGCCTGCTCCGAAAAGTGACAAACCCGTGGAGAAGGTGGTGTATGTGTCTCCCTTTCCGGACATTCCCATACCACCATCAGCTCGAAAAGAAACTCGCATGTTGAGCGGAGTTAAGCCACCCAATATAGTGCCAGCTGGCTTTGATTTGACCCGATTGATTGAGTACAATAATCCCAATCACTGGCACCGTCGTCCCCACATGCGCACTGGCGATAGCATATAA
- the CG5194 gene encoding uncharacterized protein, isoform B has product MSSLVDTSHSDIDDNDSFHSFDQSEDIMDNLSLSLSESDCDSAADFDSGSADEISMEKKMLGQGAGNTLKPTPSDVFVKPKSPVLEVHSSDSSTCDGVSAGKPTQVAGCFKSPKKFTVSPISEQKQRPVPLCPRDVPGLSSSQIPCIKHFDLDHSVTVRKEHLISNPETEALQKHAFTEIWIDSQQKPCQAKVSRLQQFSMALEAYFDQDSDKKDPEPAKTITPAPKSDKPVEKVVYVSPFPDIPIPPSARKETRMLSGVKPPNIVPAGFDLTRLIEYNNPNHWHRRPHMRTGDSI; this is encoded by the exons ATGAGCTCTCTTGTTGATACCAGTCACTCGGATATCGATGACAATGACTCCTTCCACTCGTTCGACCAAAGCGAAGATATCATGGACAACCTTAGCCTCTCGCTCTCGGAGAGCGACTGCGACAGCGCCGCGGACTTTGATTCCGGCTCGGCGGATGAGATTTccatggaaaaaaaaatg CTGGGCCAGGGCGCAGGAAATACTTTGAAGCCCACGCCTTCCGACGTCTTCGTAAAGCCAAAGTCGCCCGTTTTGGAGGTCCATTCCAGCGACTCATCCACCTGCGATGGCGTCTCCGCTGGCAAGCCCACACAGGTTGCGGGCTGTTTCAAGTCTCCCAAGAAGTTTACCGTTTCGCCGATCAGTGAGCAGAAGCAGAGACCAGTGCCCTTGTGTCCCAGAGATGTTCCGGGACTTTCCTCGAGCCAGATACCATGCATAAAACACTTTGACCTTGACCACTCAGTAACAGTCCGAAAAGAGCACCTGATCTCCAATCCCGAAACGGAGGCCTTACAAAAACACGCCTTCACCGAAATTTGGATCGATTCGCAGCAGAAACCTTGCCAGGCCAAGGTTTCTCGCTTGCAGCAGTTTTCTATGGCCCTGGAGGCCTATTTTGACCAGGATTCTGACAAGAAGGATCCGGAGCCAGCAAAA ACCATCACGCCTGCTCCGAAAAGTGACAAACCCGTGGAGAAGGTGGTGTATGTGTCTCCCTTTCCGGACATTCCCATACCACCATCAGCTCGAAAAGAAACTCGCATGTTGAGCGGAGTTAAGCCACCCAATATAGTGCCAGCTGGCTTTGATTTGACCCGATTGATTGAGTACAATAATCCCAATCACTGGCACCGTCGTCCCCACATGCGCACTGGCGATAGCATATAA